Genomic DNA from Eptesicus fuscus isolate TK198812 chromosome 18, DD_ASM_mEF_20220401, whole genome shotgun sequence:
CTTCTTTATGACTATCTGTACTCTCCGCATTCTCTTCCCCCCATATAGTTGTTTGTGTAATTTTAAGAGTATAAAAACACGCACTCCAGCATCCTCTCCTGGTTTCTAACACGCCGACAGTGTGGGGGGGAAGGTCATAAAATGCGGTGCGTTCACACCATGGAATGTTCGCCGGCACTGAGATGTCATTCTGAAGAATCTCCAACACCGCTGAGATGAGCCCTTCCGACGCCCCCCAGTCCTTCCCCTCCTATACTGGGCTGAACCCCATCAGAGCTCGGGTTCCCGCAGGTGCCCTGGCTCCTGGGGAGCAGAAGTTGCTGCTCCCACTTGCCTGTCTCTGGCAGGTGAGCTGACAtctgctgctccctcctctgCAAGACCCTGTGAGCCTCTCAGCTTCGGAAATAAACCCCTTTCTGCTTAAAATCAAAACACGTGTAGGGGAACAATGTATTACCgtgattttctttctaaaaagagAGGTTAGAACTCTACCTACGGACTTATGACGGCgctgttaaaaaagaagaaaacccgTCTACAGAGAAAGGGCTGAAATGGAGTGCCACCAAAGCATGGCACTGCTGTCTTTGGGTGCCAGGATCATGGGCGGACgcttcttttttatgtttctgtATCTTTCACAGCTCCTCTAGTGCGAGTATGTGTTATTGAtgacttttaaaaacttaacTCTTGCCccgtcagtgtggctcagtggttgagcaccaattgacctatgaaccaggaggtcacggtttgattcccagtcagggcacatgcccaggttgggggctcaatccccagtgtggggcgtgcaggaggcagccaatcaatgattctctctcgccaTTGATgttagtatctctctctctctctctctctctctccctctcctctctcccttcctctttgaaatcaataaaaatatatttaaaaacttagcCCTTTATAAGAAAGAGCAACTGTCACTGGGTTCTCTCCACGGAAGTGCAAAGGGGATTCTGTGGGCTCCTCCGACCTCCTGTGCGTCTCTACGTGGACACGCGCTGGGCCGGaggcctctcctccctcttctttggctcccctttcctcccactgcctcttttcttcctttttctacttAATATTCACAGACACATCTCGTTTTCCAGGTCCTTTCCTTCCTCCGAACCCTCCATCTGAGATTAATTAATGTAAGTCATAATAATGGTAAATAATGCTTAGTAACGATCACAGTACAATCACCAGTGGAGACCTTTGGCCCAGGTTGAGGAAGTGGCTGGTTTATTCTGCATCCTGCATCCCTGAATGCAGCAAACTCTTGTCCTTTTCCACCGGAGCTGTCAAGCGGGATTGAGTGAAGGCCGCACACAGGAAGGCGTCTCCATTCAGAACATTCAGCCGGGAGTGTGGCGAGGGCGGCCTCGGCAGCTACAACTTGCATCCGTCCAACCACCGCGCCAGAGTGTCGGAGTACTGGCAGTTCAGGGTCCAGGAGGGCCTGCGGAGAGGACAGCCGGGGAGTCGGAGCTCAGGTTCTCCAGGGATCCAGCCCCCacaggcccccccctcccccctttacaCCGCGCCCCGGCCCCTGGGGCACTGGAGCGGGCTACTCCTGCTGTGGGCATATTTCTCAAGGCTCTTGTGCATCTCACGTGTGTGTCTTGCTGCCTCCACCACACCCTGACATGGATGCTGGTGTCCCCTATGCTCGCATGCTCACCCCGAACCCCCAAACCCTGCaacacacacacctctttccATAAATCCCACACCACGAGATGGGGAGGAGGATCCGTGAACTGAAAAACTCTCCCCAACCCTGCAAGGTCAGtatttttaacttctctgaaGTGAGCGTAGGAGTTCTGGGACTGGCCTAGGGTCACGGAGCACCTGGCAGACCCGAGATCTGAAATGGGGACCCTTgtgccctgggccagggcctcCTTCACCTTTCCATGCACCCGTTTTACCTCACCTTCCAGAAGTCCTAGCggctcctctgcctgcccaggTCAGCTGGCCTGAGCTTCTCTGACCTCTCTCCTGGCACCCCTGGAAGGGATCCCCCTATTCCCGGCTCCTGCGCCAGCACCCAGACCCCAGGTCCTCCTATCCCAACCCGGAAGCTGTGGGTGTCTCCAGGCCAGCTGCAGGCCATTAGAAATGCTGTCGGCCAGGCCTCCATGAGTCTTTCCGGGTCCTTGGTCCCAGAATCGAAGAGGAGACTCTGGCTCCTGGCCCCTCGTGGGTCTAATAAAGCAGCAGGGAAAACACACAGGCTCTCAGAAATCTCAAGGCTCTCCACCCGCCGGGCAGGCATTGCAGAAGAGACTCCAGTGGCGTGCAGGGTCTTggtcccctcccttcctgtctgcccCTGCTCTGCAGAGCTGCCGACCTGAGCTTTGGAAAAGACGTGGCTGCTTGTTAGCGCAATAAGAGCTCACTTCCCTGGGAATGCTGAGCAAGCGAGAAGGCCTTGACCAGCCAGACCCAGCATCTCTCTACTTAGTGCTATACCACACAGATGGTTTCAGCTCCTTAGGGCTCACCCCGGAGAGTCAGCCAAGCTTCCAAGTTCATTGCAAAGTCAAGGCGAGGTATGCAAGCTATTTTAAACACTCAGAAGACAGTTCAAGTTCACATGAGTAAGGGGACTCCCACTTAAAACACAATCAAATCATGCGTTCGTGGTGttgagacccccctccccccgcgactaaccatttggaaaatataaagcaGGATCCCTACCTCAGTTTTTATATCCAAATAAATTCCAAGAAGGCCAAAATTTAAGAATGAAAACATGACAATTCTATCTTGTAATTGAATTAACAAAAACTTAATGTGAGATTCAGTCTGTGCCAGCCACAGTTTTAATACAGAAGGAAATATGGCTTCATTCCTCTACAGTCTTGGAGCATGGGAAACTTTCTAACAAGGACATCTCACAAAAACTCAAGCCACACACACAAGACAAGATTGAGGGATTTGACTCTGTGAAAATTTCAAACTCCTGGATGATGAAAATACCGTAAATAAAGTCAAAAGATAAATAACAAACCTAAAAATAACGGTTCGCAAAGATATGATGGACAAAGGTGTCATGACCCTAATTTATGCAGGATAtgtataaaagcaataaaaacaaaagaaaacattattatcCCAATAGGAAAACCGGCTAAGAACATGGATAAGCAGTTCAGAGGAAATGGCTAAGAAAGACTGAAAAGGTGCCAAATTTATTTTACGTTTTAAAGATGCAAAGCAAAACAGAATGCTGTTTTACAAGCCACGATTGCCAAAAGCCACACAAGTTGAAGTGCTACAGGCTAATGAGCTGGGGGAACGCGGCCCCCTCACCGGTGTAGCTGGAGGTACGCCCTCTCTGGAGCCAATTTAACAATTTGTCTCCAACGTTTCAATGCACCGAACGGTCCCAGCAGAGCTTCTGCAAGGGATTTCCGTAGAACACACTTGGAAGAACATAACAATTCTAAGAGCAAGATGCTCATGTAGACTTGTTGGAAACAGCAGCAGGAACAAAACGGAACCACCTCACTGCTTCCCCATGGGGACTGGCAGACGAGCCCGGAGCAGCGGTTACAGGGATGGCAGAGGCTGCGAGGGCGAGGTTCGCCAGGGTTGGCAAGCTCTGTTCATAAGTGAGAAAAGCTGGGTGCCGGTCAGTGCACGCACCGGGATTCCACGCGTATTTTGAAATATCTTTGCAATCGTTTTTCTCTGGTTCACGAGACATAGTCACTGGGCGACCTTCGGGAGGCTGCTGATaagtttctttttcaatttaaaatacgtatgtattattttatttttataaaataaaaataaaaatgccttctGGGTAACGGCTCCAAGTGCAGCTTTGGTCTTTCAAGAGGCCTTGGGGGGCACCTATGATGTGCCAGGCAGAGAGCGAGAtgctggagagacagagacacgaAGAAGGCAAACGTCTCTGGCTGAACTCCGCTcccaaagagacagaaaaaagcaaaaaagcaaaaacaaaagccctggcctCTGAGACGGACCTGTCTGTTGCCAGAGACCGGACAAGATCTCCAGCGCGTACAGGGCCTGTGGGTTATGGGGAGGAACACCACGCCGGCTTCTACACGGGCAACAAGTCCACCTGCGGGTCCGCCCCGCTCCGCTGCTGCCCCTGCTCAGGAGACCCGAGGAGGCCCCACAGGAGAACAGCGCGGAACCCTCCGGCTGCCTTCTGCGTGACCAGAGCGTGGGCCCTCTCTGCAGACCATCCCCGTCTCTTTAGACGCTGAAGCTTGGAAAAGCACAGCGTCAGCATCCATTCTAGCCCTGTGGCCGGAATTTCAATAACTCCTGGcaaatttataagaaaaagacAGATAACCCAATAGCAAACACCCTAAGGGGATATCAGAAAATGCCAAAGAAGGTAAGACAAAATTGCCATTCACCTTTCAAATGGCAATGGTTTTATAATTGGTGAGAGTGTAGTAAATGGGTATTTTACTCAACTATTAACATTTGTGTAGGTTGGTACAGGCTTGCTGGACAGTCACTTCACAACATGCATCAAGGATCTTTGAAAGTATTCAATAACCCTTGTGGGGATATACATGAAAGAAATAATCAGGGATATACACAGAGCTTTATTACAAGGGTGCTCATCCTAGCATCCTGTATTACCCTACACAAGATTTGAGCGGGGGTTCAGGGGAGGGATGTTCAACGTAAGACAATTTGATTGATAATTAACTCCTTCCTTCTGTGGCCTTGGGGTTGTAGAACGCAATGGTGTTGTTCGCTTAACTTGGCGAGTAGGATCCCACTAGTTTGGGACTGCAGATGTGCAGCCAAAATTAGACCGAGAGTAAGATGAAATCTTAATTAAGGTAAAAAGTCTTTAATACAGAACATTTGAAGAGGTACCACTTACCATGCTCCCATTCCTTGCTTTCCTTTTACAATTTTCTTGGCACACTCGATGGTCTTATTTAAATTTGGATTCAGTAAAGCTGTGGAGAAAGTGAGGTGGAATGATACCAAGCCGCCACGTGGCTGAATCAGAGCACGTCAGGGAAGGCCCAAGGTGCTCCCAGCAGAGAGGCGTCCGCGGTTCCAAGAACACATCTATCCCTAGATGTTTCCCAGAcagcattggggtgggggggggggggggtgggaggctggagggggaTAGCAGGATGTGGTCATCTTTGACTAAATCTATTCACTTTTTCTTGTAATTCTTACAATATCTTCATTAAGAATATATGCGTATAGTGAATATTCTGTGTTAGGCAACATAAGAAGTAGTGGAAAAAGAATGACCCACATGATAAATCCCTGTCCTTGGTGCCTGCTGCCTGGAAGTGGGTAAAGAGTGTCGTCAATTATGATACAAGGAGTACCTGGAACGGTGGGGGGTGTACCTTGAATGGAGGCACCTAAGTTAGACTTGAAGGATCAGGGAAAAGGGTATTTGGGCCAAGTGATATCTAAAGGAGTGGGCAATgatgccctggcaggtttggctcagtggatagagcgttggcctgcagactgaagggtcccaggtttgattgcagtcaagggcatgtaccttggttgcgggcacatcaccagtagggggtgtgcaggaggcagccaatcaatgatgccctctcatcattgatgtttctatctctctctcccctctcccttcctctctgaaaatcaataaaaaaatgtttaaaaacaaataaataaaggagtaGGCAAGGAAAGCGGGTTGAGGGAGTCACAGAAGGAAAAttgttccaggcagaaggaacagcatctGAGAGGGCCTCTGAGGAACCAACAGGGCTGTCACCCATCCTTCCATTCCCTCCTTGGACTGTGGAAACCACGACCTCCCATCTGGGACCACAGCGATGTCCTCCTTCTGGCCTGCACTACAGCTCGCCCTTCCCTAACCTAGTctgcttttctttaaaactttCCGTCCGGGCCCCCTTGTTGCCTGTAAAACAGAACCCCAAACCCTTGGCTTAGTCTAACTTTGCCCCACATGCCTGTCTATTTCTCCaaccttttcctcccattgctcTCCTCCGTGACCCCACCACTCAGGACCTGGCAAGGGGCGGGAGACAAAGACGTGCCCTCGCTGGTGGTGGGTGCTCCACCCCCGCTTGGGACCTCATGCAGTTTCTCTGGCACTtagtgggtgctcagtaaatgctcaCGGGGCGAGTCAATCTTGAGGAATCTCCTCCTCTTGACCACAGGGACTTGGACCCTCCTAAGCAGGGCCAGCTCACTGTGGGTTGgcccactcctgcctcctcccagggaccacttctgcctgtcacaGTGGCAGCTTCTGTTCCCTTGAAAAGAGTGCGGTGCCAAGTGTGGGTCACATCAGGCCCAGCCGGAGCCCTCTACGCTCACCCGTGAGGCTCAGCGAGCGCTCATGCCTGCAgcttcctccctgcctctcctcaaCATCAGACACCTCCTCTGCCCATCTGGATGTGGGTGTCCGTCGCTCTGTCCCAGGCCACCCACTGTGCCTGGCTCACAGCCCTCCTTTCTGCCTGTACCCCAGGGGCCCCACCTGCcaagccctcctcctccctgctccaaACTTGCAAACTCTGGCCCCTAGGAAGGCAGACCTCTGACCTCAAAACGGTGTCCCTGAGGGCCCCGGTGTGGAACGGAGGGAGGGGACCTACCCGAGCAGGTCACGTGGCAGCGGTTCCTCCCCCTGTCGCACCAGTCGGGGTTGCGAATCTGAAAGAGTCCGTAGCCCGTGTACAACCCATGAATGTTCTCATAGACAGCCACGGGGTTGAACTTGCTCtcaaaataagccaggcacaccCCTAAGATGGAAcaggaggagggtgtgtgtgtggttcagAGGAGGGCTGGAGTTGGGGGTGCTTGGGTAAGGGGCGGAGAGAGAAGGGCTGAGGAGGAAGGGGGCTGAGAGGGGCCTACTCACAGTTTTCAAGGTTGTAGCCCTCAAAACCACTCAGGCCTCCGTCGTGGAGCCTCTTAGCCACCACACAGCGTCCCAAGATAGCAGCGCCACTAGGGACCACCAGGTAGCCAAGGAGGGAGAGAACCGCGGACGCCTTCATCTTCTCCGGCTCCTGCAGCTCTGGGCAGCGGCGGCCAGGTGAGCGGGCGGAGTCACAGATAGTTCCTACCAAAGTCCCAGGGACACGGGCTCCTCTGAAGGGACAGATGAGccctatgggggtgggggggtgcggctCAGTGTGCTCAGAGAAATGGGCGTCCCTCCCGGCGTAACCACAACAAGGCTTCCCATCTCAAATCTCCACGGCAAGTTCCTGCAAACCCAGATACCTGCGGCCCCACTCTCTGCTCTTTtgaaggcctctctctctctctctctctctctctctctctctctctctctctcactctctcatacacacacacacacacacacacacacacacacacacacacacacacacactttctcttcAGCAAAACCCAATGGCTTCCTCTTGGTTCGTTCTCACTCGTTTCTCTTTCCCATTAGTCACAGATGCTAAAGTCCTTTCTTCCCCTTTATTGTGGAGCCGGAACTTGTTCACTAAATgcattttggaaaacagaagaAGGAAGACATGACCAGTGCACCCAACACACTGCTTGAGGAGGGCCTAGCCTTTAAGTGCTCAGGTTGCCTGGGTCCAAATCCCAGCTTTCCACCCTCAGTGGCTGGGGTCTTAGTGATCCCAGGGGCGAGCTAAGAGAGGGTCTCCgtctctctgtgcctgtttcctcagcGGCAAGCGAGGAGAAAGTACCACTCACCTAATTGCATTGATTTAAAGAGTAAGTGAGTTAAATATGCAAAGACTCAATCTCCCGTGGACACTTGTTTTTCTGAGACCTGGGGCACTCCATGCCCTTCGCTTAATAACTGAATTCCAATGGATCTGAGAGAAGTTTGTTGACCTTTCCCAACAGAGCAAGCAATATTTTCGGGCAATGTCTGGCTCCCAGAGGGCAGGCCCCTTCTCAGCTGATAAAAGTCATGCTcagtcctctctccctccctctttcccagcAGGCAATTCATCCAGAGCCCTGTCCCCTCTTCTTCCAAAACCTACCCACCTCTCGCCATCTCCATACCATCCTCGTCCAGATCATCATCACCTCCAACTTCTGTTGAGGTTTCCTAATTGtattcctcttttgctcccttcTCCCCATTCTCCACACAGCCCTAGAAAGACCTTCTTAAAAACATGTATCCGATCACATCACTCGCCTCCAATGGACTCCCCTTGAACTCTAAACAAGATCCCAACTCCTCAACCTGGCCAACAAGACCCTTCCTGACTGAGTCCTGAGAACTTCTCTAGCCCGATTTCACACCTCTCCCCTCCTTGTTCACCCTCACACCACCACGTTCACcttgcatgtttttctttgaaCATCCCAATCTCATTCCCACCACAGgtcctttgcacatgctgtttcttcTGCCTACAACATGACTCCACCCAACCACCACATAGCTTGCTCTTTCTGGTCATGGTCTCAGTTCAAATGAAGTCACCACTTCAAATAGGACTCTCTGACCACTGCCCATCACAGACAATcattcttatctatatatataaaaggctaatatgcaaagtgtctctgtgctgacatgtacacataaggaactactggacatcaaaagaactgttggtccagggggaagctcgctacattgattcatttgcctgtcagcataaatattattgctcgtctcacattcagttcttatagtatatatctagtgacatttgatctcgttcatctagaggaaatgatgaacaacatagactaggaacaagaacagaaccagaagcaaggaggcatcgatcggactatcgggcctcagagggaggatacgggagggtagggggagggtgggggggagggggagagttcaaccaaaggacatgcatgcatataagcctatccaacggttaagttcaacaggggattggggcatgcgtggggaaggggtgggatgggaatggggggattaggacaaatatgtgacaccttaatcaataaagaaattaaaaaaaacaaaaaaaaaacaaagtgtcccctcaggagtttgaccaggagaccaggagttcaatcgcttgctatgacatgcgctgacc
This window encodes:
- the LYZL4 gene encoding lysozyme-like protein 4 produces the protein MKASAVLSLLGYLVVPSGAAILGRCVVAKRLHDGGLSGFEGYNLENWVCLAYFESKFNPVAVYENIHGLYTGYGLFQIRNPDWCDRGRNRCHVTCSALLNPNLNKTIECAKKIVKGKQGMGAWPSWTLNCQYSDTLARWLDGCKL